The Coturnix japonica isolate 7356 chromosome 9, Coturnix japonica 2.1, whole genome shotgun sequence genomic interval GAAACTAATTGTGTTTGCATTTAACCCCAAAATACGCTGTTAAACTTTGATGAATTTGGACTTTGCTTAGTTGAACATTTTACAAAAAGTCTGTCCAGACTTGTGTTTCCCCAGAGATTGTCTTGTTCCTTCAAACATTCTCTCACCTTTGGTCTCAGAGCACAGTCCCTGACCCAAAGAAGCGTCCTACCTCCTGTAGGCAGCCACACGTGGGCTGTGATGGCGGGACCGCATGAGCAGAGTTGCAGAAGTCTCTCCAGCTGTCTGCAGATGGggggagctgtgctcctgctcagAGCAAAAGACGCGTTTCTCCTTAGAGGTAGTGAGGAAGAAACGTGTTCAGTGCAGACAGCGACTCGgtgttgaaaaggaaaagcatcccTGTTTGCTGAAAGCAGATTAACCTTTGGAGGTGCCCGATGACATTAAGAGCAGTCACGCGGTGCTCACTTGTgatgagctctgtgctccatAAAAAATCAGCATCTCTCTTCCCACTCTTTGAAACCGTGGTGCTAAAACTTGGGATCGTGGGTCTGAGTTTAATGGAAGTAGGTCTGCTCTGTGTTTATTAAAGGATGCTGTTGCAGTAGCTGTTTGCTGAGACTGGCATCCTGTGTGCTTTCTAAAGAGAAGAATCCATACTGGGACCACTTCAGCTGATGTGGACTGTTCAGGTCTAACTGCAACAGCAGATGATCTACAGCTCAGCCTTGTGGTCCATTTCATCTAAGtgcttgcatttaaaaagcaaacaaaagccaacagcTGCCAAGTACTGGAAGAACCTGTTtttaagaggaaacaaaaataagcccAGCTCTGAATCCAGCACCAAATAGAGGCGTCTCAGTAAGAGTTGCAGTGAAAATGAGAGTTGTGGTTGGTTGCAGGGGGGGCAGTGAGCACTTACGCTGGGTGGTTCCTGACGGAGTCTGTTTGCTCTTTTCCCAGTACGCCACGACAGGCTGCTCGCTCACACTCCACCACACAGAAAAGCCAGAACACGAAGACATCTGTGAGTATCGGCCCTACTCCTGCCCGTGCCCCGGCGCCTCCTGCAAGTGGCAGGGATCCCTGGAAGCTGTCATGTCCCACCTCATGCACGCCCACAAAAGCATCACCACCCTTCAGGGAGAAGACATCGTTTTTCTTGCTACAGACATTAATCTTCCTGGTGCTGTTGACTGGGTTATGATGCAGTCTTGCTTTGGCTTTCATTTCATGTTAGTAttggagaaacaggaaaaatatgatGGTCACCAGCAGTTCTTTGCGATCGTACAGCTGATAGGAACACGCAAGCAAGCAGAAAACTTTGCCTACAGACTGGAGCTGAACGGCAACCGGCGCAGACTGACCTGGGAGGCCACCCCGCGCTCCATCCACGACGGGGTGAATGCGGCCATAGGCAACAGTGACTGCCTTGTTTTTGATACCGCTATAGCACACCTTTTTGCTGACAATGGGAACCTTGGAATTAATGTGACCATTTCCACGTGCTGTCCGTGATATATTTGTGTAGTTAGCGAAACGTCGGCGGTCTGGGCACAGTGCTTTACGTTACtgaggattttctttctgttctgggTTTTTTAGATGCTATTCCGCTATGTCGTTGTGTAAGTTAAGGTTCCTAACTAGCCAACGTTTTTAAATTTGGAGAGAAGAGGAACAAGTGTGTCCTGTAAGGAATATAAGTGAGGAGAGGTTTTCTAAATTCTTGGGTGCCTTAGGAAGATTTTCCCCACACACAGACacctttttaaatgtaattaatttaaagaaagagTGCTTCCATTAGACATGTGGCGTGAGAGATGTGAAAGACTGCATTCCTGTTTAGAGTGCACCTAGAAGCCCTTTCAAGCAGGAAAACAGACTTGCTCTCACTGGTGAACTTCAGGAGTCCTTAGCAggtgggaaaagaaggaaatacaagCAGCTTATCATAAGTGATGAGGCTCAAGGCATATCAGTAGGTACTTCAGCATTGCTACTCCATTTCCTGCTGCCTTATTTAAAAGGATGGGCGCTGGATCATAtgctgcctttttaaaaaaagagtgGGGAGGGAGTGCTGGGGTGAAGCCCAGCAGGTCTCAGAGGAAATCGCTGGCTCTGGTCTGTGTGAGGGACACTAAGgagccctgcacacagcacagctgcttaCAACCAGCTCCTGGTCGGGGGCACAGAGCATAATATTCCCAGATAGCTAGAGCcaataatacagaaatatattcaGGCTGTCCATGTGCAGCTTCCCTTGGAGACGTACTTGGTCACTGTAAAAGATTAGAATAATACAGCAAGAGCTTCATGGCCAGCGTCATGTCATTTGCTATTTAACTTCTGTTGccatatttacttttattttgtaataaatattttgcaaaaacaaCACGGTGCTGCATGCTGTCCTGCTGCACGTGGCGGCTGCTGCCAGgtcccactgccagccctgctgctgggagaccCACCCTGAAAGCAGCGTGCCTTgggggctggagctgcctgcaggtCCCACTCTGCCAACAGGAGCCTTTTCTGGGAGTCACTCACAAAAACCACAATCTCTGCATGTCTTGGCTGAGCAGCGAGGTGCCATTTAGAGCCACTGAGCCGTGAGCTGACACACAGCTGAATGACCTGGAGGCGGTAAGACTTGCAGCAGTGGAAAACTACATGTAAAAGGGCAGATGGAACTTGGTGTGAATAAACGTAACACCCAGGGAGgagtgctgctcccagccacgTGTGTTCAGGGAAGAGATCTCTGGAGTTACAGCACAAAGCCCCATGCAAatgccaggcagtgctgggcagccgtccacagaaaagcacaagagAAATGGATGGAAAGCATCAGAGAGGGGAGGCTTGCTCTGTCCTTAAGATTTGGAAGCAGCTGTGGAAAAACCCTCCCAAGGAATTCCTCTAATCTTTTTGTATCCAGTTCCCATAAGGTGCCACATTGG includes:
- the SIAH2 gene encoding E3 ubiquitin-protein ligase SIAH2 — its product is MSRPSSAGPGSNKPCGKQPPPHAPAPAAAAPAPAAATIAASGAGSSAVPAAAAVLSGPGGPVSPQHHELTSLFECPVCFDYVLPPILQCQAGHLVCKQCRQKLSLCPTCRGSLTPSIRNLAMEKVASAVLFPCKYATTGCSLTLHHTEKPEHEDICEYRPYSCPCPGASCKWQGSLEAVMSHLMHAHKSITTLQGEDIVFLATDINLPGAVDWVMMQSCFGFHFMLVLEKQEKYDGHQQFFAIVQLIGTRKQAENFAYRLELNGNRRRLTWEATPRSIHDGVNAAIGNSDCLVFDTAIAHLFADNGNLGINVTISTCCP